The following are encoded in a window of Diorhabda sublineata isolate icDioSubl1.1 chromosome 5, icDioSubl1.1, whole genome shotgun sequence genomic DNA:
- the LOC130444696 gene encoding uncharacterized protein LOC130444696, which translates to MISKCIIVLALVAHVALGRTTGTSAQNAVHESDTKHEGNSYISDFRYMYKVYQECAATDVMSCLKLKLITALDRAAKSYSELPLIEGIKFVKDPQDTSTSQEVKSEAEIEATLPRSLDEKENVLDDIISDRVSNFLSSHTLQIKLPSSSEVQEEGRGKKKKGNYGLLLLPLILGGALVPLALGALALLAGKALIVSKLALVLAGIIGLKKLLSGNSGGDNGHVEVYSAGHSGWGRSYNKEEAQNLAYQAYAPKTT; encoded by the exons ATGATTTCGAAGTGTATCATCGTTCTTGCGCTCGTCGCCCATGTGGCTCTCGGTCGAACCACCGGTACTTCCGCGCAAAATGCCGTACATGAATCCGATACGAAACATGAAGGGAATTCTTACATCAGTGATTTTCGGTATATGTATAAAGTGTATCAAGAATGTGCCGCCACTGATGTAATGTCttgtttaaaattaaagttaatCACTGCTCTAGATAGGGCCGCAAAATCATATTCAGAACTACCCTTAATCGAAGGAATTAAATTTGTGAAGGACCCTCAGGATACAAGTACATCCCAGGAAGTTAAATCGGAAGCTGAAATAGAAGCAACTTTACCTAGATCTTTGgacgaaaaagaaaatgttttggATGATATTATCAGCGATAGAGTATCAAATTTCTTGAGTTCTCACACACTACAG ATCAAACTTCCCAGTTCCTCCGAAGTTCAAGAAGAGGGGCGTGGTAAGAAGAAAAAGGGAAATTACGGTCTTCTCCTCCTGCCTCTTATTTTAGGTGGAGCCCTTGTTCCTCTAGCACTAGGTGCATTGGCTCTTTTGGCTGGAAAAGCTCTTATTGTATCTAAATTGGCATTAGTACTTGCTGGAATCATCGGATTGAAAAAACTTCTTTCAGGAAACAGTGGTGGTGATAATGGACACGTTGAAGTATACAGTGCTGGTCACTCTGGATGGGGGAGATCATACAATAAAGAAGAGGCTCAAAATTTGGCATACCAAGCATACGCACCGAAAACGACATAA